From Halorientalis litorea:
GACGAGGCCAAACGGGAGGACTCTTGACCCCCCGGACCCCACGCCCGCTATCATGACCGACGACGCTGACATCGCACCCGGCCGCGTCTACCTCGTCGGGAGCGGCCCCGGCGACCCGGACCTCATGACGGTGAAGGCCCGCCGCTTGCTGGAGGAGGCGGACGTAGTGCTCCACGACAAACTCCCCGGCCCGGACATCATCGAGATGGTCCCCGAGGAGCGACGCGAGGACGTGGGCAAGCGCGCCCGCGGCGAGCGAACATCCCAGCAGTACACGAACGAGCGGATGGAGGAACTCGCCTACGAAGGCAAGACAGTCGCACGGCTGAAGGGCGGCGACCCGTTCGTGTTCGGGCGTGGCGGCGAGGAGATGGTGTATCTGGCCAAGCACGGTGTCCCCTTCGAGGTGGTTCCGGGCGTCACCTCGGCCATCGCGGGCCCGGGCGTCGCCGGCATCCCCGTGACACACCGGGACCACGCCTCCTCGGTGTCGTTCGTCACCGGCCACGAGGACCCCACGAAACCCGAGTCGGCGGTCGACTGGGAGGCACTGGCCGCGACGGGGGGCACCATCGTCGTCCTGATGGGTGTCGGGAAACTGCCCGACTACACCGCGGAGTTGCGGTCGGCCGGGATGGACCCCGAGACGCCAGTCGCACTGGTCGAGCGCGGAACGTGGCCCGACCAGCGGGTCGCCACCGGCACCCTCGACACCATCGTCGACGCCCGTGACGAGGCGGGCATCGAACCGCCGGCGGTCACCGTCATCGGCGACGTTGCACGGGAACGCCAGCGCGTTCTTACCTTCCTCGGCAACGATTA
This genomic window contains:
- the cobA gene encoding uroporphyrinogen-III C-methyltransferase, whose protein sequence is MTDDADIAPGRVYLVGSGPGDPDLMTVKARRLLEEADVVLHDKLPGPDIIEMVPEERREDVGKRARGERTSQQYTNERMEELAYEGKTVARLKGGDPFVFGRGGEEMVYLAKHGVPFEVVPGVTSAIAGPGVAGIPVTHRDHASSVSFVTGHEDPTKPESAVDWEALAATGGTIVVLMGVGKLPDYTAELRSAGMDPETPVALVERGTWPDQRVATGTLDTIVDARDEAGIEPPAVTVIGDVARERQRVLTFLGNDYGSENGEDEQ